The Miscanthus floridulus cultivar M001 chromosome 7, ASM1932011v1, whole genome shotgun sequence genome includes a region encoding these proteins:
- the LOC136463319 gene encoding early nodulin-20-like isoform X2 produces MGSSSSASPPPPPMIGRAGNLTVFITPPSPASTPRGASRTPPPESQRSDFSTPTPQRAAPSPSPSPSPRNHESPVAAPAGVLTPPPPPAPAKVAPPPVQVPPPQYEKASVGGKHDGSAFGFFWDAVARVQEAHASLDEYVATWFGLDQSKYQWALNDYYEATGKEVDCVKGGKPKELTTTKVQKV; encoded by the exons ATGGGGTCCTCGTCCTcggcgtcgccgccgccaccgcccatgATCGGGCGGGCCGGGAACCTCACCGTCTTCATCACGCCGCCGTCTCCCGCTAGCACGCCCCGGGGCGCCTCGCGCACGCCGCCGCCCGAGTCCCAGCGCTCGGATTTCTCCACACCCACCCCGCAGAGGGCAGCCCCGTcgccctccccttctccctcgcCGCGGAACCACGAGAGCCCGGTCGCGGCGCCTGCGGGGGTGCTcaccccgcccccgccgccggctCCTGCGAAGgtcgcgccgccgccggtgcAGGTGCCGCCGCCGCAGTACGAGAAGGCGTCCGTGGGGGGCAAGCACGACGGATCGGCGTTCGGCTTCTTCTGGGACGCCGTCGCGCGCGTCCAGGAAG CGCACGCGAGCCTCGACGAGTACGTGGCTACCTGGTTCGGGTTGGATCAGTCCAAGTACCAGTGGGCGCTCAACGACTACTACGAGGCCACAGGCAAG GAAGTGGATTGTGTAAAAGGTGGTAAGCCGAAGGAGCTTACTACTACTAAAGTGCAGAAAGTCTAA
- the LOC136463319 gene encoding early nodulin-20-like isoform X1 encodes MGSSSSASPPPPPMIGRAGNLTVFITPPSPASTPRGASRTPPPESQRSDFSTPTPQRAAPSPSPSPSPRNHESPVAAPAGVLTPPPPPAPAKVAPPPVQVPPPQYEKASVGGKHDGSAFGFFWDAVARVQEDFCPEIWGVLMLGFSLCSRRSAREPRRVRGYLVRVGSVQVPVGAQRLLRGHRQGSGLCKRW; translated from the exons ATGGGGTCCTCGTCCTcggcgtcgccgccgccaccgcccatgATCGGGCGGGCCGGGAACCTCACCGTCTTCATCACGCCGCCGTCTCCCGCTAGCACGCCCCGGGGCGCCTCGCGCACGCCGCCGCCCGAGTCCCAGCGCTCGGATTTCTCCACACCCACCCCGCAGAGGGCAGCCCCGTcgccctccccttctccctcgcCGCGGAACCACGAGAGCCCGGTCGCGGCGCCTGCGGGGGTGCTcaccccgcccccgccgccggctCCTGCGAAGgtcgcgccgccgccggtgcAGGTGCCGCCGCCGCAGTACGAGAAGGCGTCCGTGGGGGGCAAGCACGACGGATCGGCGTTCGGCTTCTTCTGGGACGCCGTCGCGCGCGTCCAGGAAG ATTTTTGTCCAGAGATTTGGGGGGTTCTCATGCTTGGATTCTCTCTCTGTTCTCGTCGCAGCGCACGCGAGCCTCGACGAGTACGTGGCTACCTGGTTCGGGTTGGATCAGTCCAAGTACCAGTGGGCGCTCAACGACTACTACGAGGCCACAGGCAAG GAAGTGGATTGTGTAAAAGGTGGTAA